The proteins below come from a single Alphaproteobacteria bacterium genomic window:
- a CDS encoding prepilin-type N-terminal cleavage/methylation domain-containing protein: MLKLVKKSNQAGVTLLETILVLSLIAIIMVGGLNLYNNANNGVKANRAIQQVSAFSTNIRQLFTSAADYSDIDGNAGNDDLISAGAVPQDMVAGAAAIRNAFGGIVNLSSVAGASGIANSSFEIEFQGVPEEVCYKIVTAELASEFVSNATGCTSTTATCLDKGADLTDAANICGSLNASESLFFTYN, from the coding sequence ATGCTTAAATTAGTAAAAAAATCAAATCAAGCTGGTGTTACTCTACTAGAAACTATCTTGGTTTTATCATTGATTGCTATCATCATGGTTGGTGGTCTTAATCTTTATAACAATGCTAACAATGGTGTGAAAGCTAATAGAGCTATTCAACAAGTGTCAGCTTTTTCAACTAATATCAGACAACTATTTACTTCAGCTGCTGACTATAGTGATATAGATGGTAATGCTGGTAATGATGATTTAATTTCAGCTGGTGCTGTGCCTCAAGATATGGTTGCTGGTGCTGCTGCTATTAGAAATGCTTTTGGTGGAATTGTTAATCTAAGTTCAGTTGCTGGTGCTTCTGGGATTGCAAACTCTTCATTTGAAATTGAATTCCAAGGTGTTCCTGAAGAAGTTTGTTACAAAATTGTAACTGCAGAATTAGCTTCAGAATTTGTATCTAATGCTACAGGTTGTACATCTACTACAGCTACATGTTTAGATAAAGGTGCTGATTTAACAGATGCTGCAAATATTTGTGGTAGTTTGAATGCTTCAGAATCATTATTCTTTACATATAACTAA
- a CDS encoding ATPase, T2SS/T4P/T4SS family has product MILSINKKNKEELDNEKVDDAVETNTSSDVVVEEELETDENKLIQNLFESNLKILTADGGFLHRPQEQQEIMALYENGVFLVSKSHMSDPYVLKLETYARLRDIKIIRKIPVSLETIRDAYKRASVKNSLNSSASSNLTHMQKDIVDLIKIAVKNDVSDIHIIATDVSAVVEMRKNGVLTQTIEWQSSYGHDFCAACFAMADASDSNYNPTEYQAARISNATIDLPIEVQALRLQFNPLAYGGRYMIARLLYNSKSGDIKKGVSHLGYHSYQTELLDKMSQKPVGICVISGPTGSGKSTTLYHVLTKVMDECHNERNVITIEDPPERPIDGAKQMPVMNAPTPEERDIKFIQAISAAMRSDPDTIMIGEVRDAASAGLAVKAAMTGHQVWTTVHANDALMILNRLRDIGVPDYNLYTSGLIFGLVAQRLTRTLCEKCRIPYAEALQKGLVDEKLQKRIDATLGDRAKDLFFSGGGCSSCGDGKGYTGRTVVAEIISPDDMFMDLMKHEKLIEAKEYWIKELNGMTMMTHGLLKALSGEISPTEIERVVGAIELDKNVKLEEYNLC; this is encoded by the coding sequence GTGATTTTATCTATTAATAAGAAGAATAAAGAAGAATTAGATAATGAAAAAGTTGATGATGCTGTTGAAACAAACACATCATCAGATGTTGTAGTAGAAGAAGAATTGGAGACTGATGAAAATAAACTGATACAAAATCTTTTTGAAAGTAATCTTAAAATTTTAACTGCTGATGGCGGTTTTTTACATCGTCCTCAAGAACAGCAAGAAATAATGGCTCTGTATGAAAACGGAGTTTTTCTTGTTTCTAAGTCTCATATGTCAGATCCTTACGTTTTAAAATTAGAGACTTATGCTAGACTTAGAGATATAAAAATTATTAGGAAAATACCAGTTTCTTTAGAAACTATTAGAGATGCTTATAAAAGAGCAAGTGTAAAAAACTCTCTTAACAGCTCTGCAAGCTCTAATTTGACACATATGCAGAAAGATATTGTGGATTTAATAAAGATAGCGGTTAAAAATGATGTTTCAGATATTCATATTATTGCTACAGATGTTTCTGCTGTTGTAGAAATGAGAAAAAATGGTGTTCTTACTCAAACTATTGAATGGCAAAGCTCTTATGGTCATGACTTCTGTGCGGCTTGTTTTGCTATGGCTGATGCAAGTGACTCTAACTATAATCCAACAGAATATCAAGCGGCTAGGATTTCTAATGCTACAATTGATTTGCCAATTGAAGTTCAAGCATTAAGATTACAATTTAATCCACTTGCATATGGTGGTAGATATATGATTGCTAGATTGCTTTATAATAGTAAATCGGGTGATATTAAAAAAGGTGTATCTCATTTAGGTTATCATAGCTATCAAACAGAATTATTAGATAAAATGAGTCAAAAGCCAGTTGGTATTTGTGTCATATCTGGTCCTACGGGCTCTGGTAAGTCAACAACATTATATCATGTCTTGACAAAAGTTATGGATGAGTGTCATAACGAAAGAAATGTGATAACTATTGAAGATCCTCCAGAAAGACCTATTGATGGAGCAAAACAAATGCCTGTTATGAATGCTCCTACACCAGAAGAGAGAGATATCAAATTTATACAAGCTATTTCTGCAGCTATGAGATCTGATCCAGATACAATTATGATTGGTGAGGTTAGAGATGCAGCTTCAGCTGGATTGGCTGTTAAAGCGGCAATGACTGGTCACCAAGTTTGGACTACTGTTCATGCTAATGATGCTCTTATGATATTGAATAGATTAAGAGATATTGGTGTTCCAGATTATAATCTTTATACATCAGGATTAATTTTTGGACTAGTTGCTCAAAGGTTAACAAGAACATTATGTGAAAAATGTAGAATCCCTTATGCAGAAGCTCTTCAAAAAGGGCTTGTAGATGAAAAACTGCAAAAAAGGATAGATGCTACTTTAGGAGATAGAGCAAAAGATTTATTCTTCAGTGGAGGAGGGTGCTCATCTTGTGGAGATGGAAAAGGATATACAGGAAGAACTGTGGTCGCAGAGATAATATCTCCAGATGACATGTTTATGGATCTTATGAAGCATGAAAAACTTATTGAAGCAAAAGAATATTGGATAAAAGAACTAAATGGTATGACTATGATGACACATGGTCTTCTAAAGGCTCTTTCGGGGGAAATATCCCCTACAGAAATAGAAAGAGTAGTTGGGGCTATTGAGTTAGATAAAAATGTTAAACTGGAGGAATATAACTTATGCTAA
- a CDS encoding type II secretion system F family protein — translation MLINTEEVKKTLRKIAFNSKLRLRVYRKISTMIRYGIPMQRVLEMLYMQASNNGKNPKNNMAIIMQSWIRDIKNGHTLSVAVSSWVPDNERMMIEAGEESQSMSDALDDLVKITQGMRNIKSTVMGGIIYPIVLLGFICGVLFLFSQRVFPAFDSVFPMEQWVGLASSMAGLAHFVENYLLLVVIATVVFFVIVTLSLPKWTGKYRVYFDRIPPWSIYRLISGAGFLMSLGALINSGVQTSKALEKINRHANPWLRERISATLKYVYSGLNVGKALRRAGYDYPDRELIEDLVVYADLPSFSEMLDILGKEWLTDTTDKVSKQTKILNGVALFCLFGVIAWLFSGLYAIVNQITQSTGASG, via the coding sequence ATGCTAATAAATACAGAAGAAGTTAAAAAAACTTTAAGAAAAATAGCTTTTAACTCTAAATTAAGATTAAGAGTTTATCGTAAGATATCTACAATGATTAGATATGGTATTCCTATGCAGAGAGTGCTTGAAATGCTTTATATGCAAGCATCTAATAATGGAAAAAACCCTAAAAATAATATGGCTATAATTATGCAATCTTGGATTAGAGATATTAAAAATGGTCATACTTTGTCTGTGGCAGTATCTTCTTGGGTTCCAGATAATGAAAGAATGATGATAGAGGCTGGTGAAGAAAGTCAATCAATGTCAGATGCTTTAGATGATCTGGTTAAAATTACTCAAGGTATGAGAAATATTAAAAGCACTGTTATGGGAGGTATTATATATCCTATAGTTTTATTAGGATTTATCTGTGGTGTTTTATTCTTGTTTTCTCAAAGAGTATTTCCTGCATTTGATAGTGTTTTCCCAATGGAACAATGGGTGGGTCTTGCATCTTCAATGGCTGGACTAGCTCATTTTGTAGAAAACTATTTATTATTAGTTGTTATAGCAACAGTAGTTTTCTTTGTAATAGTAACTTTATCTTTACCTAAGTGGACTGGCAAATATCGAGTTTATTTTGACAGAATTCCGCCATGGTCTATTTATAGACTTATTTCAGGAGCAGGTTTTTTAATGTCTTTAGGTGCTTTAATTAATTCAGGTGTGCAAACATCTAAGGCTCTTGAAAAAATAAATAGACATGCTAACCCATGGTTAAGAGAAAGAATTTCTGCTACTCTTAAATATGTTTATTCTGGTTTAAATGTTGGTAAGGCTTTAAGAAGAGCTGGTTACGATTATCCAGATAGAGAACTTATTGAAGATTTAGTAGTTTATGCTGATTTACCTTCTTTTTCAGAAATGCTTGACATTTTAGGAAAAGAGTGGTTAACTGACACTACAGATAAGGTAAGTAAACAAACTAAAATACTTAACGGTGTAGCTTTGTTCTGCTTATTTGGTGTTATCGCTTGGTTATTCTCTGGTTTATATGCCATTGTTAACCAAATCACACAGTCAACAGGAGCTAGTGGCTAG
- a CDS encoding prepilin-type N-terminal cleavage/methylation domain-containing protein has protein sequence MKCLKYKMQRGVTLLETLLVLSLIAIIMTSSLRLYDNANTMVKTYEARRQLVTLASNIKSLHANKAVYKDIDKISANNLIRMGAVPVDMINKNEDGIINYFAGQVNIISSDVNTAEDAAFEISYPGVDKEVCYRLLTSYIGADYISNVSGCDKYTKTCVPDMIKISRARPMCENLNNGTMYFVFK, from the coding sequence ATGAAATGTTTAAAGTATAAAATGCAAAGAGGTGTTACTCTTTTAGAAACTTTATTGGTTTTATCTCTTATAGCTATTATTATGACAAGTAGCTTAAGACTTTATGATAATGCTAATACAATGGTTAAAACTTATGAAGCGAGAAGACAACTTGTAACTTTAGCTTCGAATATTAAATCCTTACATGCAAATAAGGCTGTGTATAAGGATATAGATAAGATTAGTGCAAATAATTTAATAAGAATGGGAGCTGTTCCTGTTGATATGATTAATAAGAATGAAGATGGTATAATAAATTATTTTGCTGGTCAGGTAAATATCATTTCTTCTGATGTTAATACTGCAGAGGATGCAGCTTTTGAAATCTCATATCCTGGAGTGGATAAAGAGGTTTGTTATAGGCTTCTTACATCTTATATAGGTGCTGATTACATAAGTAATGTTAGTGGGTGTGATAAATATACAAAAACTTGTGTTCCAGATATGATAAAAATCTCAAGAGCTAGACCTATGTGTGAGAATTTGAATAATGGAACTATGTATTTTGTATTTAAATGA